The Delphinus delphis chromosome 2, mDelDel1.2, whole genome shotgun sequence genome contains a region encoding:
- the TPM1 gene encoding tropomyosin alpha-1 chain isoform X10 produces MDAIKKKMQMLKLDKENALDRAEQAEADKKAAEDRSKQLEEDIAAKEKLLRASEDERDRVLEELHKAEDSLLAADEAAAKAEADVASLNRRIQLVEEELDRAQERLATALQKLEEAEKAADESERGMKVIESRAQKDEEKMEIQEIQLKEAKHIAEDADRKYEEVARKLVIIESDLERAEERAELSEGQVRQLEEQLRIMDQTLKALMAAEDKYSQKEDKYEEEIKVLSDKLKEAETRAEFAERSVTKLEKSIDDLEEKVAHAKEENLSMHQMLDQTLLELNNM; encoded by the exons ATGGACGCCATCAAGAAGAAGATGCAGATGCTCAAGCTCGACAAGGAGAACGCCTTGGATCGAGCGGAGCAGGCGGAGGCCGATAAGAAGGCGGCGGAGGACAGGAGCAAGCAG CTCGAGGAGGACATAGCGGCCAAGGAGAAGCTGCTGCGGGCGTCGGAGGACGAGCGGGACCGGGTGCTGGAGGAGCTGCACAAGGCAGAGGACAGCCTCCTGGCCGCCGATGAGGCCGCCGCCAAG GCTGAAGCCGACGTAGCTTCTCTGAACAGACGCATCCAGCTGGTTGAGGAAGAGTTGGATCGTGCCCAGGAGCGTCTGGCAACAGCTctgcagaagctggaggaggccGAGAAGGCAGCAGACGAGAGTGAGAG AGGCATGAAAGTCATTGAAAGCCGAGCTCAAAAGGACgaggagaaaatggaaattcaGGAGATCCAGCTGAAAGAGGCCAAGCACATCGCTGAGGATGCCGACCGCAAGTATGAAGAG GTGGCCCGTAAGCTGGTCATCATTGAGAGTGACCTGGAGCGTGCAGAGGAGCGGGCTGAGCTCTCAGAAGG CCAAGTTCGACAGCTGGAAGAACAATTAAGAATAATGGATCAGACCTTGAAAGCATTAATGGCTGCAGAGGATAAG TACTCGCAGAAGGAAGACAAATATGAGGAAGAGATCAAGGTCCTTTCTGACAAGCTGAAGGAG GCTGAGACTCGGGCCGAGTTTGCGGAGAGGTCAGTAACTAAATTGGAGAAAAGCATTGATGACTTAGAAG
- the TPM1 gene encoding tropomyosin alpha-1 chain isoform X9 — translation MDAIKKKMQMLKLDKENALDRAEQAEADKKAAEDRSKQLEDELVSLQKKLKGTEDELDKYSEALKDAQEKLELAEKKATDAEADVASLNRRIQLVEEELDRAQERLATALQKLEEAEKAADESERGMKVIESRAQKDEEKMEIQEIQLKEAKHIAEDADRKYEEVARKLVIIESDLERAEERAELSEGQVRQLEEQLRIMDQTLKALMAAEDKYSQKEDKYEEEIKVLSDKLKEAETRAEFAERSVTKLEKSIDDLEEKVAHAKEENLSMHQMLDQTLLELNNM, via the exons ATGGACGCCATCAAGAAGAAGATGCAGATGCTCAAGCTCGACAAGGAGAACGCCTTGGATCGAGCGGAGCAGGCGGAGGCCGATAAGAAGGCGGCGGAGGACAGGAGCAAGCAG CTGGAAGATGAGCTGGTGTCGCTGCAAAAGAAACTCAAGGGCACCGAAGATGAACTGGACAAATACTCCGAGGCTCTCAAAGATGCCCAGGAGAAGCTGGAGCTGGCGGAGAAAAAGGCCACCGAC GCTGAAGCCGACGTAGCTTCTCTGAACAGACGCATCCAGCTGGTTGAGGAAGAGTTGGATCGTGCCCAGGAGCGTCTGGCAACAGCTctgcagaagctggaggaggccGAGAAGGCAGCAGACGAGAGTGAGAG AGGCATGAAAGTCATTGAAAGCCGAGCTCAAAAGGACgaggagaaaatggaaattcaGGAGATCCAGCTGAAAGAGGCCAAGCACATCGCTGAGGATGCCGACCGCAAGTATGAAGAG GTGGCCCGTAAGCTGGTCATCATTGAGAGTGACCTGGAGCGTGCAGAGGAGCGGGCTGAGCTCTCAGAAGG CCAAGTTCGACAGCTGGAAGAACAATTAAGAATAATGGATCAGACCTTGAAAGCATTAATGGCTGCAGAGGATAAG TACTCGCAGAAGGAAGACAAATATGAGGAAGAGATCAAGGTCCTTTCTGACAAGCTGAAGGAG GCTGAGACTCGGGCCGAGTTTGCGGAGAGGTCAGTAACTAAATTGGAGAAAAGCATTGATGACTTAGAAG
- the TPM1 gene encoding tropomyosin alpha-1 chain isoform X13, translating into MDAIKKKMQMLKLDKENALDRAEQAEADKKAAEDRSKQLEEDIAAKEKLLRASEDERDRVLEELHKAEDSLLAADEAAAKLEDELVSLQKKLKGTEDELDKYSEALKDAQEKLELAEKKATDAEADVASLNRRIQLVEEELDRAQERLATALQKLEEAEKAADESERGMKVIESRAQKDEEKMEIQEIQLKEAKHIAEDADRKYEEVARKLVIIESDLERAEERAELSEGKCAELEEELKTVTNNLKSLEAQAEKYSQKEDKYEEEIKVLSDKLKEAETRAEFAERSVTKLEKSIDDLEEKVAHAKEENLSMHQMLDQTLLELNNM; encoded by the exons ATGGACGCCATCAAGAAGAAGATGCAGATGCTCAAGCTCGACAAGGAGAACGCCTTGGATCGAGCGGAGCAGGCGGAGGCCGATAAGAAGGCGGCGGAGGACAGGAGCAAGCAG CTCGAGGAGGACATAGCGGCCAAGGAGAAGCTGCTGCGGGCGTCGGAGGACGAGCGGGACCGGGTGCTGGAGGAGCTGCACAAGGCAGAGGACAGCCTCCTGGCCGCCGATGAGGCCGCCGCCAAG CTGGAAGATGAGCTGGTGTCGCTGCAAAAGAAACTCAAGGGCACCGAAGATGAACTGGACAAATACTCCGAGGCTCTCAAAGATGCCCAGGAGAAGCTGGAGCTGGCGGAGAAAAAGGCCACCGAC GCTGAAGCCGACGTAGCTTCTCTGAACAGACGCATCCAGCTGGTTGAGGAAGAGTTGGATCGTGCCCAGGAGCGTCTGGCAACAGCTctgcagaagctggaggaggccGAGAAGGCAGCAGACGAGAGTGAGAG AGGCATGAAAGTCATTGAAAGCCGAGCTCAAAAGGACgaggagaaaatggaaattcaGGAGATCCAGCTGAAAGAGGCCAAGCACATCGCTGAGGATGCCGACCGCAAGTATGAAGAG GTGGCCCGTAAGCTGGTCATCATTGAGAGTGACCTGGAGCGTGCAGAGGAGCGGGCTGAGCTCTCAGAAGG CAAATGTGCCGAGCTTGAAGAAGAGTTGAAAACTGTGACGAACAACTTGAAGTCACTGGAGGCTCAGGCTGAGAAG TACTCGCAGAAGGAAGACAAATATGAGGAAGAGATCAAGGTCCTTTCTGACAAGCTGAAGGAG GCTGAGACTCGGGCCGAGTTTGCGGAGAGGTCAGTAACTAAATTGGAGAAAAGCATTGATGACTTAGAAG
- the TPM1 gene encoding tropomyosin alpha-1 chain isoform X8 produces the protein MDAIKKKMQMLKLDKENALDRAEQAEADKKAAEDRSKQLEEDIAAKEKLLRASEDERDRVLEELHKAEDSLLAADEAAAKAEADVASLNRRIQLVEEELDRAQERLATALQKLEEAEKAADESERGMKVIESRAQKDEEKMEIQEIQLKEAKHIAEDADRKYEEVARKLVIIESDLERAEERAELSEGKCAELEEELKTVTNNLKSLEAQAEKYSQKEDKYEEEIKVLSDKLKEAETRAEFAERSVTKLEKSIDDLEEKVAHAKEENLSMHQMLDQTLLELNNM, from the exons ATGGACGCCATCAAGAAGAAGATGCAGATGCTCAAGCTCGACAAGGAGAACGCCTTGGATCGAGCGGAGCAGGCGGAGGCCGATAAGAAGGCGGCGGAGGACAGGAGCAAGCAG CTCGAGGAGGACATAGCGGCCAAGGAGAAGCTGCTGCGGGCGTCGGAGGACGAGCGGGACCGGGTGCTGGAGGAGCTGCACAAGGCAGAGGACAGCCTCCTGGCCGCCGATGAGGCCGCCGCCAAG GCTGAAGCCGACGTAGCTTCTCTGAACAGACGCATCCAGCTGGTTGAGGAAGAGTTGGATCGTGCCCAGGAGCGTCTGGCAACAGCTctgcagaagctggaggaggccGAGAAGGCAGCAGACGAGAGTGAGAG AGGCATGAAAGTCATTGAAAGCCGAGCTCAAAAGGACgaggagaaaatggaaattcaGGAGATCCAGCTGAAAGAGGCCAAGCACATCGCTGAGGATGCCGACCGCAAGTATGAAGAG GTGGCCCGTAAGCTGGTCATCATTGAGAGTGACCTGGAGCGTGCAGAGGAGCGGGCTGAGCTCTCAGAAGG CAAATGTGCCGAGCTTGAAGAAGAGTTGAAAACTGTGACGAACAACTTGAAGTCACTGGAGGCTCAGGCTGAGAAG TACTCGCAGAAGGAAGACAAATATGAGGAAGAGATCAAGGTCCTTTCTGACAAGCTGAAGGAG GCTGAGACTCGGGCCGAGTTTGCGGAGAGGTCAGTAACTAAATTGGAGAAAAGCATTGATGACTTAGAAG
- the TPM1 gene encoding tropomyosin alpha-1 chain isoform X17 has protein sequence MDAIKKKMQMLKLDKENALDRAEQAEADKKAAEDRSKQLEDELVSLQKKLKGTEDELDKYSEALKDAQEKLELAEKKATDAEADVASLNRRIQLVEEELDRAQERLATALQKLEEAEKAADESERGMKVIESRAQKDEEKMEIQEIQLKEAKHIAEDADRKYEEVARKLVIIESDLERAEERAELSEGKCAELEEELKTVTNNLKSLEAQAEKYSQKEDKYEEEIKVLSDKLKEAETRAEFAERSVTKLEKSIDDLEDELYQQLEQNRRLTNQLKLALNED, from the exons ATGGACGCCATCAAGAAGAAGATGCAGATGCTCAAGCTCGACAAGGAGAACGCCTTGGATCGAGCGGAGCAGGCGGAGGCCGATAAGAAGGCGGCGGAGGACAGGAGCAAGCAG CTGGAAGATGAGCTGGTGTCGCTGCAAAAGAAACTCAAGGGCACCGAAGATGAACTGGACAAATACTCCGAGGCTCTCAAAGATGCCCAGGAGAAGCTGGAGCTGGCGGAGAAAAAGGCCACCGAC GCTGAAGCCGACGTAGCTTCTCTGAACAGACGCATCCAGCTGGTTGAGGAAGAGTTGGATCGTGCCCAGGAGCGTCTGGCAACAGCTctgcagaagctggaggaggccGAGAAGGCAGCAGACGAGAGTGAGAG AGGCATGAAAGTCATTGAAAGCCGAGCTCAAAAGGACgaggagaaaatggaaattcaGGAGATCCAGCTGAAAGAGGCCAAGCACATCGCTGAGGATGCCGACCGCAAGTATGAAGAG GTGGCCCGTAAGCTGGTCATCATTGAGAGTGACCTGGAGCGTGCAGAGGAGCGGGCTGAGCTCTCAGAAGG CAAATGTGCCGAGCTTGAAGAAGAGTTGAAAACTGTGACGAACAACTTGAAGTCACTGGAGGCTCAGGCTGAGAAG TACTCGCAGAAGGAAGACAAATATGAGGAAGAGATCAAGGTCCTTTCTGACAAGCTGAAGGAG GCTGAGACTCGGGCCGAGTTTGCGGAGAGGTCAGTAACTAAATTGGAGAAAAGCATTGATGACTTAGAAG
- the TPM1 gene encoding tropomyosin alpha-1 chain isoform X20, giving the protein MDAIKKKMQMLKLDKENALDRAEQAEADKKAAEDRSKQLEEDIAAKEKLLRASEDERDRVLEELHKAEDSLLAADEAAAKAEADVASLNRRIQLVEEELDRAQERLATALQKLEEAEKAADESERGMKVIESRAQKDEEKMEIQEIQLKEAKHIAEDADRKYEEVARKLVIIESDLERAEERAELSEGKCAELEEELKTVTNNLKSLEAQAEKYSQKEDKYEEEIKVLSDKLKEAETRAEFAERSVTKLEKSIDDLEDELYQQLEQNRRLTNQLKLALNED; this is encoded by the exons ATGGACGCCATCAAGAAGAAGATGCAGATGCTCAAGCTCGACAAGGAGAACGCCTTGGATCGAGCGGAGCAGGCGGAGGCCGATAAGAAGGCGGCGGAGGACAGGAGCAAGCAG CTCGAGGAGGACATAGCGGCCAAGGAGAAGCTGCTGCGGGCGTCGGAGGACGAGCGGGACCGGGTGCTGGAGGAGCTGCACAAGGCAGAGGACAGCCTCCTGGCCGCCGATGAGGCCGCCGCCAAG GCTGAAGCCGACGTAGCTTCTCTGAACAGACGCATCCAGCTGGTTGAGGAAGAGTTGGATCGTGCCCAGGAGCGTCTGGCAACAGCTctgcagaagctggaggaggccGAGAAGGCAGCAGACGAGAGTGAGAG AGGCATGAAAGTCATTGAAAGCCGAGCTCAAAAGGACgaggagaaaatggaaattcaGGAGATCCAGCTGAAAGAGGCCAAGCACATCGCTGAGGATGCCGACCGCAAGTATGAAGAG GTGGCCCGTAAGCTGGTCATCATTGAGAGTGACCTGGAGCGTGCAGAGGAGCGGGCTGAGCTCTCAGAAGG CAAATGTGCCGAGCTTGAAGAAGAGTTGAAAACTGTGACGAACAACTTGAAGTCACTGGAGGCTCAGGCTGAGAAG TACTCGCAGAAGGAAGACAAATATGAGGAAGAGATCAAGGTCCTTTCTGACAAGCTGAAGGAG GCTGAGACTCGGGCCGAGTTTGCGGAGAGGTCAGTAACTAAATTGGAGAAAAGCATTGATGACTTAGAAG
- the TPM1 gene encoding tropomyosin alpha-1 chain isoform X7, translating to MDAIKKKMQMLKLDKENALDRAEQAEADKKAAEDRSKQLEDELVSLQKKLKGTEDELDKYSEALKDAQEKLELAEKKATDAEADVASLNRRIQLVEEELDRAQERLATALQKLEEAEKAADESERGMKVIESRAQKDEEKMEIQEIQLKEAKHIAEDADRKYEEVARKLVIIESDLERAEERAELSEGKCAELEEELKTVTNNLKSLEAQAEKYSQKEDKYEEEIKVLSDKLKEAETRAEFAERSVTKLEKSIDDLEEKVAHAKEENLSMHQMLDQTLLELNNM from the exons ATGGACGCCATCAAGAAGAAGATGCAGATGCTCAAGCTCGACAAGGAGAACGCCTTGGATCGAGCGGAGCAGGCGGAGGCCGATAAGAAGGCGGCGGAGGACAGGAGCAAGCAG CTGGAAGATGAGCTGGTGTCGCTGCAAAAGAAACTCAAGGGCACCGAAGATGAACTGGACAAATACTCCGAGGCTCTCAAAGATGCCCAGGAGAAGCTGGAGCTGGCGGAGAAAAAGGCCACCGAC GCTGAAGCCGACGTAGCTTCTCTGAACAGACGCATCCAGCTGGTTGAGGAAGAGTTGGATCGTGCCCAGGAGCGTCTGGCAACAGCTctgcagaagctggaggaggccGAGAAGGCAGCAGACGAGAGTGAGAG AGGCATGAAAGTCATTGAAAGCCGAGCTCAAAAGGACgaggagaaaatggaaattcaGGAGATCCAGCTGAAAGAGGCCAAGCACATCGCTGAGGATGCCGACCGCAAGTATGAAGAG GTGGCCCGTAAGCTGGTCATCATTGAGAGTGACCTGGAGCGTGCAGAGGAGCGGGCTGAGCTCTCAGAAGG CAAATGTGCCGAGCTTGAAGAAGAGTTGAAAACTGTGACGAACAACTTGAAGTCACTGGAGGCTCAGGCTGAGAAG TACTCGCAGAAGGAAGACAAATATGAGGAAGAGATCAAGGTCCTTTCTGACAAGCTGAAGGAG GCTGAGACTCGGGCCGAGTTTGCGGAGAGGTCAGTAACTAAATTGGAGAAAAGCATTGATGACTTAGAAG